The window GCTGGGAGGATTGTCGCTATTTCGGATATCCAGCAGCCAGAAGTACCTGCTACTGTTGTTAATCGTCTCAAGCAGGTAAGTATGAAGGCTGTGCTGATGGTACCCGTTTTTGTCCGAGGAGAGTGGTGGGGACTACTAGAGGCGGCTGACTCGGACTCTAGGGATTGGCAAGGGGAAAGGGTAGATGTATTGGTTGATGTGGCAAATTTGATATCCCTCGCTTTGGGCTACCCTCGATAAATGAGAAGGCACTCAAGTGCCTTCTACGAACAGGAACGGGATTTTTTGAGGGATCATTCACCAGACATAATATGAGAGATGTCTGCCAAATTGTAACGAAGTGTAAATAGCTTATACACAAGTTGAACAGAAGTTGAACGCGATCGCAAACATCAGCCTCTGATACTAGACATATAGACAGCCCAACAAGATTGAACAACAAAGGACTTTAAGGCTATGCAACTGTGCTATCGCGGCGTATCCTACGACTATAACCCTACTTCTGTCGAAACCTTTGAGGGTGAAGTAGGTGGCAAGTATCGGGGTCTGCCTTGGAGACACACTCATCTGAAACTGCATAAAGGGCTAGGGATTAAACCCATTTTCGATCTGTATTATCGAGGTGTTACTCCTAAGCGTAAGCAGGATAGCCAACCCAGTGGAATTCCTGTTACCGAACCCAACACGGCTGGCTCTTTCTAAAAGGATTCTCATCTTTCTCAAAAGATTCTAATAAATTTTGATTTTGAATCTACTTCTACATCTCAATACATTCCCCTGTACTGTTCGCCGCGTACCTTAAATTAGAAATTTCAAATGCAGACAGGGATGTAGTTTTAACCAAGTTCAAACAGGCAGAACCTATGGGTGAGCGCTACAGCCATCTTGAACAAAACAACACAAGGATGGCTGTATATTTTTTTTTGGATATTCTGTGAGAAAGGTAACGAAACTCAACAGGAGGTAATAGGCCAACAAGGAAAATGTGATTAAATTTAAAAAAATTTAATTGCTCAAAAAAGTATAAGAATAAAGCAAGGGTTTACTCAGCCTTGATTCTTAGAATCTTTCCTGA of the Allocoleopsis franciscana PCC 7113 genome contains:
- a CDS encoding DUF4278 domain-containing protein, giving the protein MQLCYRGVSYDYNPTSVETFEGEVGGKYRGLPWRHTHLKLHKGLGIKPIFDLYYRGVTPKRKQDSQPSGIPVTEPNTAGSF